A genome region from Triticum aestivum cultivar Chinese Spring chromosome 2B, IWGSC CS RefSeq v2.1, whole genome shotgun sequence includes the following:
- the LOC123039960 gene encoding transcription factor TEOSINTE BRANCHED 1-like, translating into MHPAASSFGEYFQFFPAEMYHQQQLLLLQEEGTLEAVLWQPVTAPAPAERGEPGNDGAPGPGGAVVGAARKRPFRTDRHSKIRTAQGVRDRRMRLSVGVAREFFALQDLLGFDKASKTVEWLLTQSKPAIDRLADGTPGAAAAAAGPSKEKGEGATSSGTGCFEDAREEEHDVRDLMKGIGGEGELDWFMSEAAAIGHPMEGLD; encoded by the coding sequence ATGCATCCAGCCGCGTCGTCTTTTGGCGAGTACTTCCAGTTCTTCCCCGCCGAGATGTACCaccagcagcagctgctgctgctgcaggagGAGGGGACCCTGGAAGCGGTGCTCTGGCAGCCGGTGACCGCTCCAGCTCCGGCGGAGCGGGGGGAGCCGGGGAATGATGGGGCGCCGGGGCCAGGGGGTGCAGTCGTCGGGGCGGCGCGGAAGAGGCCGTTCCGAACGGACCGGCACAGCAAGATCCGCACGGCGCAGGGGGTGCGCGACCGCCGGATGCGGCTGTCCGTCGGCGTGGCGCGCGAGTTCTTCGCCCTGCAGGACCTCCTCGGCTTCGACAAGGCCAGCAAGACGGTGGAGTGGCTCCTCACGCAGTCCAAGCCGGCCATCGACCGGCTTGCCGACGGGACCCCgggcgctgctgccgccgctgcaGGACCGTCCAAGGAGAAAGGGGAGGGGGCGACCTCCTCCGGCACCGGCTGCTTCGAGGATGCGAGGGAGGAAGAGCACGACGTCAGAGATCTGATGAAAGGCATCGGCGGCGAAGGTGAGCTTGACTGGTTCATGTCGGAGGCGGCGGCGATAGGGCATCCGATGGAAGGATTGGACTAA